A single Elephas maximus indicus isolate mEleMax1 chromosome 2, mEleMax1 primary haplotype, whole genome shotgun sequence DNA region contains:
- the LOC126068743 gene encoding 60S ribosomal protein L23a-like has product MSLKAKKKASTPPKTEAKAKALKAKKAELKRVHSHTHTKKDLHVTHLQWPKTLRLQRQIKYLQKKAARRNKLDHYAVMKFLLTTESAMKKIKDNNTLVFIVGVKANKHQIKQAVKKLYDVDMTKVNTFIKPDGEKKAYV; this is encoded by the coding sequence ATgtcactgaaagcaaagaagaaagcCTCTACCCCTCCCAAAACTGAAGCCAAAGCCAAGGCGTTAAAGGCcaagaaggcagagctgaaaagagtccacagccacacacacacaaaaaaagatctgCACGTCACCCACCTCCAGTGGCCCAAGACACTGAGGCTCCAAAGGCAGATCAAATATCTTCAGAAGAAGGCAGCCAGGAGAAACAAGCTTGACCATTATGCTGTCATGAAGTTCCTCCTGACCACTGAGTCAGccatgaagaagatcaaagataaCAATACACTTGTGTTCATTGTGGGTGTCAAAGCCAACAAGCACCAGATCAAACAGGCTGTGAAGAAGCTCTATGACGTTGACATGACCAAGGTCAACACCTTCATCAAGCCTGATGGAGAGAAGAAGGCATATGTTTGA